tacaaacttaaattgttgagaataaataaaataaaattagaaaaaagataaattttcaacatatacaacggtattagcagcgggacaaaagtaacaaccCCGCAAACAATGACCTGGCGGTCCGCCGGCGGTTTTTGGGCAGCACGAAGTTAGCGGCTTGACGCGGTCAGACCACCGTCGGCACACCTTCGGCAAACCGACCAATGTAAAAAAGCTTGCCGCTGCTGGACCACCGTTGGTACAAGCCGCTAAGTTTCTACTGAAactaaataattataataatcttaataaaatgcatgaaaatcaaTGAGACTGCATATTGGGCTTATTTAAcgaaatacataaatatttgttaatgttattttttgttaagtttaaaaagaattttaaggtttaaagtttaataatagaataaaaaatgacagaaattaaGTGCTGGAACTCCAGAAATTTAAACccactttacttttatttaaaaaaaactctgaaaagtcaaacttcaggatgtgatagatcactaaataacctgtagattgatcagcactttaacacatgaaaacTAAAACACAAtggttataagaaaaaaataccgGTTTAGGAATTTAcatatcatggttgaaaacagctttctggatctacacgcgtaaaacggtgagtaaataacacAATATCTCTGTCAGGGGTTGTGTGCCAAagtgctgtcatagtttgggatgcaaatgttatcagggctcggagaaaattgctttgttactttcgtctcGCGTTACTTTCCCCCGCTCTTCcctaaatgttaaaatgtaattttaataaaataactctCTGAATGAAAACATAAGGGGAATTAAGTGCAAATTGTGGTAAGCATACTGTATGCTTAATAACTTTTATAATTGTAAGGGGTCCCTGACCCCAAATAGTTTAAGAACCCCTGAAATAGAGAACCATTAAATATCACAAACATATGACAATACCCCCTGTACTACAGTCTTCTAtaacaggggttttcaaacctgtcctggaggaccactagtactgcacaatttgcatgtctcccttattagacacacctggtttaaatattcagctcattagtagaggactgcaagacctgaactgggtgtgtaaggtaactaaatgaggtgtgtcacaaaagggaaacatgcaaaatgtgcagtactagtggtcctccaggacaggtttgaaaacccctgttcTACTCTAAGAATGCTATTTAGTTATTTTCATCCCAGTGTTTGGTCAAAAAAGGACGAGCCCAGCCGTTGGGTTTTTAGTGTGTACCATTCAcacttttcctttaaaataaaaaataaagatcaatctgtattattttgaaatgtcaaatTTTGTGATTTCAGCTATTAAAGGATTGGTGTCTATTTTTGTGCAAGTAGAATTTAATCCATGTAATCCATGTGATAATAGCAGGAATTTCATCTGTATGACACAGACACTCGCAGCATCATGTGAGCTTAAAGACTGATCTCATAAACTGTGTGACTGTGGCCAGCAGGCCTGAAATCAGCATTATCCCAAAGTCTTGTGACATCACAAACagatttagaaaatattaatttaaccCTGCATAGAGCTTGCATGTATCAATAAAgatgaaaaaattataaaaatactaCTGTGTCCACGTCAAACAGTGATATCTCCTTAGTACTCCTGTTTTTTGATACCCACAGATTTCAGTGCTAAACACCAATgaggaaaatgtaaaaacaatcaTCCTGATCTCACTtaaattcgtatgtattttacgaggtcGCTATGAATTCACACAAAATGAAAAACGTACAATTTGTAGAAAAAATACGATAATGATTCTCCAGCCCTAACTCCACACATTAACACATGGGCAAAAGCAGATCATataaaaaagtacacatttgatTGTACACTCATAAAATATGGACAGTATGAATTGGCAATGTTTTTTGTCTTGAAACATAATTTCATAGACAAGACCTATTAAAGAGATAAATCTTCATAAAACAACCCtaacttaaaaaacaaaacagcacACAGCAGAAAAAGCATGCACACTTGCCTTTATGAAGTCTCCAGTCAAcaagtatttttattattcGCAAGGCTGCTCTTCTTCCTGGATCACATGAAGATCCGCAGATCACATGGCTTTTATTGCATACTGCCAATAGCAATTGACACAGTTGACACTCTCTCTTACCTCAtagacattttaaatcatataaaattttAGTATGTTTTTAAGCCATTTGGTTTACaaggacacaggaagtatgttGTTATACTGTACACACGTCACACATTCCTCATAAATCACATATCAGTACACACACTCAAACACATACAGTCAAACCAGTGACTTAACACATCAACAAACAAGTTTCCACCAATATGTtctgtatatttaaaataagcaccaatgcattttaaaatgttaaatttattTTGAGAAACAATTCGAggataaaaatgcttttttactGGGCTGTATTTTTGTAACATTTAACAGTTACCACAAAGTTGACAGAAACTGCATCATTAAACTTTGACTTGTACACTGccaatttaaaacataacaggaGCACAATCACAAACATCGCACCGCACAGAAGCTCAATTGTTTACTTTGATCTTACAGGGCTTTACAAAACATACAGCCATTTAATTTTCAATGTACTGTAAAACACGAAAAACATATCAAAATTGATCAGAACAAAACCGTAGTAGTGTTCCAATACCGATGATGAATAAATTACAATCAAGGCATTTTCATCATTTCATTCAAAACACTGGACTGGCATTAAAATAAATGGTAGATGAATTAATCTACCTACTACAGTAGGGACATACTATGCTACCTGGCTTTGACCTCTCTTTGGTCACACAGGTCCATTACAATACAAAAATTCATCGCAtccaaacattttaaatatcgTATGAATGATCCGACTAATGGTTTTATATTCGATGCATTTTCTTTAAAGCTGTGATCTGGAACTTTGCTTACATATCGCCCCCtctgttaaaaacataaaattgcagcactgtaaaaagatttgttggttcaacttaattCTTTCcatgccattgacgagttaactcgtcaataaagagaaaatgcttccctgccaatgacgagtttttcagcaatccatatttctgctattatccaccagatgccgctgttacccaacttataaaatctAGAAGCAACCCCTTAcgtcaaacagttcaaacttcatgtatgttttgattatcgctttgaatctgatctctatcaataGTCCTTCACCAAAACGCAATTacctcagctttttgctcaaaatttggtacaACCTACCCgcatttgagaggtgataaaaagagaacaaattaaggtaggatgaaaagttttttgtaagctaagggtctgttctttcatttgatatattgtatgtttatatatttaaagaagaaaacaatttgaaggcatcaaacttttgtgaaaatcataaaaaatgctggcgctggctgccaacctttaaaaaaaattgctggcggggaaagcgttgtgaaagagttaaataagtAAATTACCTAGTTGCCTTAAAGGTATGAGTTAATTAACTTAAAACATATTAGTTAAAAATGTTGtctcaactaatatttttaaattaaataaaaaaaagttgaaggcaaccaggtaatttactttattaagttgaaccaactttttattttttacagtgagaaAACTTTACATATGCCTACTTTTCTTTTAAGGGGTAAGGTCAAATTGACCTTATCTGTGAAATCGTACCTGACAGCTCAATAAATAACTTTTTGAACTAACATTTGCAAATTGAGGTAAGGAGACAGTTTATATTGAATTATGTATTGTCCAATAACtcattttgctaatttttaaaggataattccagtatttaacactttgagtctcatttctggttaaaaaacaagtagtgtagcaaaatacagtttctgtcgtgttttatttggcattttgtaagactcaaatatagagcggaagtatatacgcggttgtgagatATCTGAAAAAATGtatccactatagcaaataacaccatacattgcgccaatatatttgtttttaatcatcaacgaacaccacgaaccactcggtgagtagcacagttttgaaaatgaatggtaagggttgttttaatgacatgtttttgcatggcccttgacttccattctgaagcagtcaagagacacttctaaacgagtcaaaaagtaaagacacgacccattgtcaaaatttcagtgtccatcactgtagttcatccaaaacaaaccagaaatgagactcaatgtgttaaataccggaattatcctttaacaaAAAAAGTTACAGACTgcaatatttaaaggaaaacaccacagtttttcaatactTTACTATATTCCTACCCCAACTCAGACCAACCAATACATACCTATCCTTTCCTTCAATGCACGCACTTAATATTTGTAAAGTATGTTGTGAATGtgctagcatttagcctagccccattcattcctcaTTCATTTTTATTCGCTTAAAAAATCGTTACggtttattttgtgccaccatacttactcgtgtactaactactcatgtctttaaaaagggaaaacatggaagtgtttggtggcttctaaatccatccctgtttggatcctaaggaatgaatggggctaggctaaatgctaacacattcctgacacgctgtacaaagactaagtgcacgcattgaaaaaagataggtatgtattaatttgtccaaTTTGAAGCaagaacacagtaaaatattgaaaactgtgGTGTCTTCCCTTAAGCTAATCTGCAGCCAGGTAACTAACTGGACTTAGGTTATTATAGGTCCAAAAGCTTCAGTTTGTCCTTACTTCCACTGAAGCACAAAAGATGTTAATTTGACACATTCTCAAATCATGCGAAATATCACGGCTCAATAGATTTAGTCTATTCCAGCTCGGGTTCATGCTGTCAGTAAAGCAAAAGGGGGCATACTTAATACTAAGAAATCCTTCGATTCAGCTTACACTTGGTTTTGAGTAAACGCTTTACTCAAATTATAATATAGATAATATACATTACTCTGTAATAAAAAAacgaattaaataaaaaagcaaaatataaGCACTGTCACAAGTCTTACATTTTTGGACCCCACTGTATATACTGTCCACATCTGATGTTAAAGCATGGCACTGACAATAAAGGTGATTAACCATACAGTTTGGTAAATTAATTTACTGTACAAACGTATCTAAAATAAGTTTAGATTTAGTTAAGCAATGTAAATGGAAATATACCTCATCACACAAAAGGCTAATTCAGACATTCATGGACTGGTGTGAATTAGCCTTAAAGAGATAGTCCACCCAAAAATGtgaattttgtcattatttacatgTTGTTTGAACCACCAATGTATGTCTCTGTTTTTCAGAACCTAAATGCAGATTTTTGTTAATTCTGCAAAATTTTGGGATTGACAACCTCATTTACCTACAGGTGTGAATCTGTGTCTGTACTGTTGTTTGGGCATGAAGATATTTACAGTAGTTTTAAATCATGTGTAACAACTGAAACAACAGCGATATCCACAACAAGAAAGTAAAGGAGTAAATGTCTCTTAAAATAAATGACATAAGGTGAGTGTAGTTAACACTTAAAGGCGAGGtgtgtgatttttgaaaaacactttggaaaagagagtcgagctgattaccaaaacacacttgtagccaatcagcagtaaggagcgtgtctactaaccgacatcattgcctgggttgcatatgtgtgggcgggtctatcaaatgaTGGTcaagattctattggggtaggggcgtggttgtttaggtaatttcaaatgtcaacattggctttcagagatcatgcaccccgcctttaacactTCTGGGTCATTTTAAATCTTGATGGATTTTCTGGTTATTATGGGAGTGGATGGTGGCCAACACTTCTTTTGAGaaatctgcatttgggttctgagAACATTGGGGGTTCAAGCGacaaacaattataaagttttaattttagagtgaagtatccctttaatgtcaGTTACAAAAACAAAAGGTTCTTGAAAATTTCACAGCTAGCCCACTGTCATCAGTGCCCAAATCCAAAGTCCAAACAATACAAACGTATTCAATGTGCACTGTAGGCCTACTTATTATGCAATACTAGTATCAAAACAATGTAAACAACCACATTTTATACAAGAGCAGCATAAGGAAGTGCTGTTTATGAATAACCAAAAAAGCCTTTCTACAAACTGAAAAACCGTGGCTCACGTGTTGCAGAACATTAACACTTACTCCAGCAAACATACTTAACCCCTGTGCTCTCACGGTTTCACAGAAATCAGCACATTTCACTTGCAAAATACATACCTTATTATTACTTAACGTGAATACTTAATAATATACACTGTTGTGTTTAAAAATCATATTCATCATCAACAAGCATAATGTAATACCAACCCCAAAGTTTCCAAATGGAGTTGTATTTCAACACTTTGTGGTTTAAGATATacagtctcaatttctgtttcacattttgtgttgttgataCCAAATCTTGAACGTTGGCACTGCAGATTAGCAAAAGTCTTATAAAAGTCCACAGGAAGTACTGTTGACAATTGCACTTGCTCAGTTTATTGTTACTTCATTGTTACCACAGTGCCTTTACATAAATGTTTCAATCTATTGGACTACGATCATAAGAGACTAAACATCCACATGAGACTTATACATCAATTCAAAAACATTTGGAAGCCACCTCGTAGCTACTGACCATACGTAGCTTTATCATATGCAGGATCCTTTTGCTATGTGGAATCTGTTGGTATGTTCCTGTGAAATCTCACAGCCGGCCTTTGATGAAAACTCGGTCTGCTTTGTTGCTGATCCCAGCGGCACAGCAAAATCATCTTAAAAGTGTTGCGAAAAGTCTTGTTGCAAAGAGCATAGCACATAGGATTTACTGTACTGTTAACGTAACACAGCCAATAGCCCAACGCCCACAGGTTCTCAGGGATGCAGCCATTGCAGAAAGTGTTCACCAGCACCATAATGTTATAAGGTGTCCATGTTATAATGAAAGCAAAGAGAATCGCACTTAGAGTTTGTGCCGCTttcttttctttaataagcgacATGCGCTTCCGCTTGGTCATTTGCGTCCTTGCACGGACCGCGAAGCGCTTCGCCAAGGCTGCCTCTTTGAAAGAGATGGGTGCTGGTGGAGATTTGTTGGCGTTGGTACCATCTGCGCCCGTATCCATTCTAGTCGTTGACGGCTGTATGGTAGACATAGATTGAACTTTGCTGATGGTCCCGACGAATCGTTTGCTGCCGTTGGTAACGGAACGCGAAATGCCATCGTTCTCTATGGGGGACCGTAATGGATCTTCTTCTGAGGCCGCGTCCAAATCCTCACAGGAAGTGACTTGAGGGTTCACAGCCGCACTTATGCCGGGCAGGTTGAGGACGAGGGAGAAAATCGCCCGCTTGGTGGACGGCGCGCTCTCGTCTTCATCAGACGAGCCTGAGTGATCTACCGAAAGACCAACTTCGTTGTTGTTCCAGCTGTCACTGCTGCTCTGATCCGCTTCCCGTTGTGGCCCACATCGATCTCTGCCGCTAAACTTCCAACCCCAGCCGTGAAGTCGCCCGCTTAGTCCGTGCCTGTGGCCAGGTTGACCCAATTCAAAGCTGCTGCACCTTCGTGAGCTCCTCCCAGCTGGGTGGAGATGGAAGTGAGGTCGCTCTGCAGCGCCAAACCGGCTGATGGAGCCTTGTAATCCCGCAAGCTCCTTTGAGCGGTTCTCGGTCTCTTTGTATATTCGCCAGTACAGGACGCTCATTATCGTCACGGGCAGGTAGAAAGCGGCCATAGCGGTGCAAAACGTAATAATTGGCTCGGAGAGAAACTGAATGTAGCATTTATCTGGTGGAACGGTCCTTTCGCCTACGAAGTACTGCCAGAATAAAATGGCCGGCGCCCAAAGTACGATCGACACAAACCATGCCAGGCCGATCATCATCACTGCTCGTTTGGTTGTACGTTTGGCGCGGTACGTCAGCGGTCGTGTGATGGAGAAATAGCGGTCAAAGCTAATAACGAGAAGATTCATAACAGATGCGTTGCTGGCCACGTAGTCTATAGCTAACCAGAAATCACAAGCCCAGTTTCCCATTGTCCAATGGCCCGTGACGATATAGGTGGTGTACAGGTTCATCGAAATGACCCCAATGATAAGATCCGCAACAGCCAAACTCAAAAGAAAGTAGTTGTTGACTGTTTTCAACTGGCGGTTGACCTTAAATGACACCATGACCAATATGTTCCCAATGATAGTAATGAGAGAAAGAAGTCCTGTAAACACGACAATGATGATAACCTGCCATAGCGAGTGACCACCCAGTGGATCATAGGATTGACCTTCGACCCCAGTATAACTCCCATTAAGCTTGTCAACAGCACTGAGGTTGATAAGACTCGCGTTTTGGAGATTTGACCATGGAGAGGATGCCGGGTAGATTGCTTGTTTCAGGATCGGTGTGTATAGGCCCAACTCGGTGCTGTTGAAATCCATTGTGCAGTCCGGGCATATTCTGAGTGGAAAATAAACAGAAGAACAGATCAGAATggattgcatttacatttagcacAAAGTTTCAAACATTTCTAGAGATATTATCTGttaagaaagagagaaaatattATAAGATAgttttaaataaaggcaaagCATTCAGTATGTTCCTGTCAAGTATTAAAAAAgataagtttacatttttaatattatgaGAGATGCGGCTGACTGGACAAAATTTGGGAAATCATTCCACTAATAAGGAATAGTGAAGGCGAATGAGCCAGAgagtacagggttcccacaccttagttaacttctaATTCAAGgtcctttcaaggactttccgtgttccaataccctcaaattcaaggactaaatgtggagacacatttcaagtgagagcaaggttacattgtgttacctttaaagatacattgttacagttctcttctgagggaactcgtgctgcatcactgcagtgacacttttgggatgcctccaggggtaagtgcgtctgaatgtgtatattaaat
This is a stretch of genomic DNA from Misgurnus anguillicaudatus chromosome 7, ASM2758022v2, whole genome shotgun sequence. It encodes these proteins:
- the chrm3a gene encoding muscarinic acetylcholine receptor M3, which translates into the protein MDFNSTELGLYTPILKQAIYPASSPWSNLQNASLINLSAVDKLNGSYTGVEGQSYDPLGGHSLWQVIIIVVFTGLLSLITIIGNILVMVSFKVNRQLKTVNNYFLLSLAVADLIIGVISMNLYTTYIVTGHWTMGNWACDFWLAIDYVASNASVMNLLVISFDRYFSITRPLTYRAKRTTKRAVMMIGLAWFVSIVLWAPAILFWQYFVGERTVPPDKCYIQFLSEPIITFCTAMAAFYLPVTIMSVLYWRIYKETENRSKELAGLQGSISRFGAAERPHFHLHPAGRSSRRCSSFELGQPGHRHGLSGRLHGWGWKFSGRDRCGPQREADQSSSDSWNNNEVGLSVDHSGSSDEDESAPSTKRAIFSLVLNLPGISAAVNPQVTSCEDLDAASEEDPLRSPIENDGISRSVTNGSKRFVGTISKVQSMSTIQPSTTRMDTGADGTNANKSPPAPISFKEAALAKRFAVRARTQMTKRKRMSLIKEKKAAQTLSAILFAFIITWTPYNIMVLVNTFCNGCIPENLWALGYWLCYVNSTVNPMCYALCNKTFRNTFKMILLCRWDQQQSRPSFHQRPAVRFHRNIPTDST